A region from the Rhodopseudomonas julia genome encodes:
- a CDS encoding GFA family protein produces the protein MPMTLKGSCRCGAVHFSVESHTPQPYQLCYCSICRKTAGGGGYAINLGGIAATLKVEGRDAIAVFRAEIDRGGHCEISTGERNFCRHCATALWLFDPTWPELIHPFASAIDSELPIPPERVHLMLGSKANWVVPDIGPNDQTFDAYPEESLEGWHKSRGLWVE, from the coding sequence ATGCCAATGACCCTGAAAGGCTCGTGCCGCTGCGGCGCGGTGCACTTTTCCGTCGAAAGCCACACGCCCCAGCCTTATCAGCTCTGCTATTGCTCCATCTGCCGCAAGACGGCCGGCGGCGGCGGTTACGCCATCAATCTCGGCGGCATTGCCGCCACGCTGAAGGTGGAAGGCCGCGATGCGATCGCCGTCTTCCGCGCCGAAATCGATCGCGGCGGACATTGCGAAATCTCGACGGGAGAACGCAATTTCTGCCGCCATTGCGCCACCGCGCTCTGGCTCTTCGATCCGACCTGGCCGGAGCTCATCCATCCCTTCGCCTCGGCGATCGACAGCGAGCTCCCGATCCCGCCGGAGCGCGTGCATCTCATGCTCGGCTCGAAGGCGAACTGGGTGGTGCCCGATATCGGCCCGAACGACCAGACATTCGACGCATACCCCGAGGAATCGCTCGAAGGCTGGCACAAGAGCCGCGGCCTCTGGGTCGAATGA
- the hutI gene encoding imidazolonepropionase, whose translation MAEPVDRLWRNARIATLEPGSGAESGDGALGIIEGGALAAKDGKIVFVGRESEMPTVAAQETFDCEGRFILPGLIDCHTHLVHGGNRAAEWEMRLKGESYEAIAKAGGGIVSTVSATRAASEDDLVQSALPRLDTLLAEGVTTIEVKSGYGLNPDDEVKMLRAAGRLAELRDVDVVRTFLGAHALPPEAEGDKDAYISQVCEQQLPQVAAEKLADAVDGFCEGIAFSPEQIAKVFAAAKGFGLPLRLHAEQLSDLGGAALAASYGALSADHLEYLGDDGIAAMAKAGTVAVLLPGAYYFLREKQSPPVAALRKAGVPIAIATDCNPGTSPMTSLTLTMNMACTLFRLTPEEAIAGVTREAAKALGRAARIGTLAEGKDCDLAIFDIEHPAELAYRIGFNPLWQRVRQGR comes from the coding sequence TTGGCTGAACCTGTCGATCGTCTCTGGCGCAACGCGCGCATCGCCACGCTGGAACCCGGATCGGGCGCCGAATCTGGTGATGGCGCGCTTGGCATCATCGAAGGTGGCGCGCTCGCCGCGAAAGACGGCAAGATCGTCTTCGTCGGCCGCGAGAGCGAGATGCCCACCGTCGCCGCCCAAGAAACGTTCGATTGCGAGGGGCGGTTCATTCTTCCGGGCCTCATCGACTGTCACACGCATCTCGTTCATGGCGGCAACCGCGCCGCGGAATGGGAAATGCGGCTGAAGGGCGAGAGCTATGAGGCGATCGCCAAGGCCGGCGGCGGTATCGTCTCAACCGTGTCCGCGACGCGGGCCGCTTCGGAAGACGATCTCGTCCAATCGGCGCTGCCGCGCCTCGACACGCTCCTTGCCGAGGGCGTGACCACGATCGAGGTGAAATCCGGCTACGGCCTCAATCCGGACGACGAAGTGAAGATGCTGCGGGCCGCAGGCCGGCTCGCAGAGCTCCGGGACGTCGATGTGGTGCGCACATTCTTGGGTGCGCATGCGCTGCCGCCGGAAGCGGAAGGCGACAAGGACGCCTATATCTCGCAAGTCTGCGAGCAGCAGCTGCCGCAGGTGGCGGCGGAAAAGCTCGCCGATGCGGTCGACGGCTTCTGCGAGGGGATCGCCTTCTCGCCGGAGCAGATCGCCAAAGTCTTTGCTGCCGCCAAAGGCTTCGGCCTGCCGCTGCGCCTCCATGCCGAACAGCTTTCCGATCTCGGCGGGGCGGCACTTGCCGCAAGCTATGGTGCGCTGTCGGCCGACCATCTTGAATATCTGGGCGATGACGGCATTGCCGCGATGGCCAAGGCGGGCACGGTCGCCGTGCTCTTGCCCGGCGCCTATTACTTCCTGCGCGAAAAACAATCGCCGCCGGTTGCGGCCTTGCGCAAGGCGGGCGTGCCGATCGCGATCGCGACCGATTGCAATCCCGGCACCTCGCCGATGACTTCGTTGACCCTCACCATGAACATGGCCTGCACGCTCTTCCGTCTCACTCCGGAAGAGGCGATCGCCGGCGTTACCCGCGAAGCCGCAAAGGCGCTTGGGCGCGCGGCGCGGATCGGCACACTGGCCGAAGGAAAGGATTGCGATCTTGCGATTTTCGACATCGAGCATCCGGCGGAGCTTGCCTACCGCATCGGCTTCAATCCGCTCTGGCAGCGTGTGAGGCAGGGACGATGA
- the hutG gene encoding N-formylglutamate deformylase: MRDFITVGRGGSPLILSFPHTGTAIPPELETRLVSRERAILDTDWWIDRLYGPIAKQLDASIVHTVMSRSVIDVNRDPSGASLYPGQATTGLVPSETFDGEPLYRPGEEPDAAEIDVRRETWFAPYHAALEAEIARVKSRHGFAVLYDCHSIRSVIPRLFEGELPVFNIGTNEGASCAPEMQAAVADICAASDFPSIVNGRFKGGWITRHYGQPDEHVHALQMEIACRGYMDEDPVAWNEEKAEALRSVLTKALTAFLVAAKTKEQS; this comes from the coding sequence TTGCGCGATTTCATCACCGTCGGACGCGGCGGCTCACCGCTCATCCTGTCTTTTCCGCATACCGGTACGGCGATCCCGCCGGAGCTCGAGACGCGTCTCGTCAGCCGCGAGCGGGCCATCCTCGACACCGATTGGTGGATCGACCGGCTCTATGGCCCGATCGCCAAGCAGCTCGATGCAAGCATCGTCCACACCGTGATGTCGCGCAGCGTCATCGACGTCAATCGCGACCCGTCGGGCGCCTCGCTCTATCCCGGGCAGGCGACGACGGGGCTGGTGCCGAGCGAAACCTTTGACGGCGAGCCGCTTTATCGGCCCGGCGAAGAACCGGACGCGGCGGAGATCGACGTGCGGCGCGAAACCTGGTTCGCACCCTATCACGCAGCGCTCGAAGCAGAGATCGCCCGCGTGAAGAGCCGGCACGGCTTTGCCGTTCTCTATGATTGCCATTCCATCCGTTCCGTCATTCCGCGCCTCTTCGAAGGCGAATTGCCGGTCTTCAATATCGGCACCAATGAAGGGGCGAGCTGCGCGCCGGAAATGCAGGCGGCCGTCGCCGATATCTGCGCCGCCTCGGACTTTCCGAGCATCGTCAACGGCCGCTTCAAGGGCGGCTGGATCACGCGCCATTACGGCCAGCCGGACGAGCACGTGCACGCGCTGCAGATGGAGATCGCCTGCCGAGGCTACATGGACGAAGACCCCGTCGCCTGGAACGAGGAGAAGGCCGAGGCCTTGCGGTCCGTTCTGACGAAAGCCCTGACCGCCTTCCTCGTGGCGGCCAAAACCAAGGAACAGAGCTGA
- a CDS encoding flavin reductase family protein, whose amino-acid sequence MDQTAASAIDPKLFRNVMSRFASGVTVVAVKTESGVRAMTANAFLSGSLNPPLTVVSVAKRAHMHPVLSEAEVYSISFLAREQEDLSNLFAGRKVEGAKAEFFDFHGAPALEGALAHIALTPHDVHECGDHSLFLGEVRGMQAKGGTPLLYYASAYHHLATEPESTTHKVANFW is encoded by the coding sequence ATGGACCAGACGGCGGCGTCCGCCATCGACCCAAAGCTTTTCCGCAATGTCATGTCGCGTTTTGCAAGCGGCGTCACCGTGGTTGCCGTCAAGACGGAGAGCGGTGTGCGGGCCATGACGGCGAACGCATTTCTGTCGGGTTCGCTCAACCCGCCGCTCACCGTCGTCTCCGTCGCCAAACGCGCGCACATGCATCCGGTGCTGTCAGAGGCCGAGGTCTATTCGATCAGCTTTCTCGCCCGCGAGCAGGAGGATCTGAGCAACCTTTTTGCGGGACGCAAGGTTGAGGGCGCGAAGGCGGAGTTTTTCGATTTTCATGGCGCGCCCGCGCTCGAGGGCGCTCTCGCCCATATCGCGCTGACGCCTCATGACGTGCACGAATGCGGCGACCATTCGCTCTTCCTCGGCGAGGTCCGCGGCATGCAGGCAAAGGGCGGCACGCCGCTTCTCTATTACGCCTCAGCCTATCACCACCTTGCGACCGAGCCGGAGAGCACGACGCACAAGGTGGCGAATTTCTGGTGA
- a CDS encoding tetratricopeptide repeat protein, producing the protein MEYKILWGAVSAVRITSLGADYLRETLKELLPHPRRLARHLKKDGLPPAESKYFKILIADLTRDNDGSQTAHVAAALAPYRGIDVHKIGPGPEWDFGARSALEVQARELLEKQQGEILIFGEVAKADERLRLNFLGAHAGLEPTSRSYELQTAELPLDFSEDFNAVLVALTLAQVAPATKQEAGTYLVDILRPIAGKLRKFCEHMPERLSADQRGSLWHAYGFGALVLGEQADEKIWLQETVKAYRTALQDLTRERVPLHWAMTQNNLGNALQALGNALQALGERESGTARLEKAIKAYRAALQELTRERVPLHWATTQNNLGNALSTLGERESGTARLEEAVKAYRTALQERTRERVPLDWAMTQNNLGNALQALGERESGTARLEKAIKAYRAALQERTRERVPLDWAMAQNNLGNALSRLGRRESDTARLEEAVRAYRAALQERTRERVPLEWAMTQNNLANALQALGERESGTARLEETVKAYRAALQERTRERVPLDWAMTQNNLGNALRALGERESGTARLEEAIKASRAALQELTRERVPLDWAMTQDNLGNALSTLGERESDTARLEEAVEAYCAALQERTRERVPLHWATTQNNLGIALSTLGERESGTARLEEAICCYERALEVFREARTTFFIETAERNLAIARTILEERHEDDRS; encoded by the coding sequence GTGGAATATAAGATCTTATGGGGAGCAGTCAGCGCTGTCCGCATCACCAGTTTGGGCGCTGACTATCTCCGCGAGACGTTGAAAGAGCTTCTTCCTCATCCGAGGCGCCTTGCTCGCCATCTTAAGAAGGACGGGCTTCCTCCAGCAGAGAGCAAATACTTCAAAATCCTCATCGCCGATCTGACCCGCGACAATGACGGCAGCCAGACGGCCCACGTTGCCGCGGCCCTCGCCCCGTACCGCGGCATCGACGTGCACAAAATCGGCCCTGGACCCGAATGGGATTTCGGAGCTCGCTCGGCGCTCGAAGTGCAGGCACGCGAGCTTCTGGAGAAGCAGCAAGGCGAGATCTTGATCTTCGGAGAGGTCGCCAAAGCCGACGAACGCCTCCGGCTCAACTTCCTCGGCGCCCACGCCGGCCTTGAGCCGACATCACGCTCATACGAACTTCAGACAGCGGAGCTTCCCCTCGACTTCAGCGAGGACTTCAACGCCGTGCTCGTGGCGCTCACACTCGCACAGGTCGCGCCCGCGACGAAACAAGAAGCTGGGACCTATCTGGTCGACATCCTTCGACCCATCGCCGGCAAGCTGCGGAAGTTTTGCGAGCACATGCCTGAGCGTTTGAGTGCCGATCAGCGCGGCAGCCTCTGGCACGCGTACGGTTTTGGGGCTTTGGTTCTCGGAGAGCAAGCTGACGAAAAAATATGGCTGCAAGAGACCGTCAAAGCCTACCGCACGGCACTGCAAGATCTCACCCGCGAGCGCGTCCCGCTCCACTGGGCGATGACGCAAAACAATCTCGGCAACGCGCTTCAAGCCCTCGGCAACGCGCTTCAAGCCCTCGGCGAGCGCGAGAGTGGCACAGCGCGGCTGGAGAAGGCGATCAAAGCCTACCGCGCGGCACTGCAAGAACTGACCCGCGAGCGCGTCCCGCTCCACTGGGCGACGACGCAAAACAATCTCGGCAACGCGCTTTCAACCCTCGGCGAGCGCGAGAGCGGCACAGCGAGGCTGGAGGAGGCGGTCAAAGCCTACCGCACGGCACTGCAAGAACGCACCCGCGAGCGCGTCCCGCTCGACTGGGCGATGACGCAAAACAATCTCGGCAACGCGCTTCAAGCCCTCGGCGAGCGCGAGAGTGGCACAGCGCGGCTGGAGAAGGCGATCAAAGCCTACCGCGCCGCACTGCAAGAACGCACCCGCGAGCGCGTCCCGCTCGACTGGGCGATGGCGCAAAACAATCTCGGCAACGCGCTTTCTAGGCTTGGCCGGCGCGAAAGCGACACAGCGAGGCTGGAGGAGGCGGTCAGAGCCTACCGCGCCGCACTGCAAGAACGCACCCGCGAGCGCGTCCCGCTCGAGTGGGCGATGACGCAAAACAATCTCGCCAACGCGCTTCAAGCCCTCGGCGAGCGCGAGAGTGGCACAGCGAGGCTGGAGGAGACGGTTAAAGCCTACCGCGCCGCACTGCAAGAACGCACCCGCGAGCGCGTCCCGCTCGACTGGGCGATGACGCAAAACAATCTCGGCAACGCGCTTCGAGCCCTCGGCGAGCGCGAGAGTGGCACAGCGCGGCTGGAGGAGGCGATCAAAGCCTCCCGCGCCGCACTGCAAGAACTGACCCGCGAGCGCGTCCCGCTCGACTGGGCGATGACGCAAGACAATCTCGGCAACGCGCTTTCAACCCTCGGCGAGCGCGAAAGCGACACAGCGAGGCTGGAGGAGGCGGTGGAAGCCTACTGCGCGGCACTGCAAGAACGCACCCGCGAGCGCGTCCCGCTCCACTGGGCGACGACGCAAAACAATCTCGGCATCGCGCTTTCAACCCTCGGCGAGCGCGAGAGTGGCACAGCAAGGCTGGAGGAGGCGATTTGCTGCTATGAAAGAGCACTCGAAGTGTTCCGAGAGGCGCGAACGACCTTCTTCATCGAAACCGCCGAGCGCAACCTCGCCATCGCCAGAACTATCCTAGAGGAGCGCCACGAAGACGATCGCTCGTAA
- a CDS encoding sensor histidine kinase, whose translation MTASPPRDKEGRPLGATHVAKAALWERCAKLLRGSQISLFSQDAEGHFNWVFNSPAGLSPSTVLGRTDEEVLPLAAAEQLGAAKEAAIQEGEMQQVELCLPYGDDPRWYDVMLVPEEDEDGSQTAIIGAAIDITERKIQEEHLRIVMRELAHRSKNLLAVIQGIARQTAENASSTEQFVSRFNGRIFSLSRAHDVLTEADWRGARIFDLVRSQISLYAEPRLSQVDITGINGFLRPNAAQYLGLALHELTTNAIKYGALGTDEGRVEVGFERVPEDAGRYRFTWCERNGPPVKEPKSRSFGVVMLCNVVPTTVGGEAELVFDGDGLCYELTLAKSQLIP comes from the coding sequence GTGACAGCTTCACCGCCGCGCGACAAGGAAGGACGCCCTCTCGGGGCGACGCACGTCGCCAAAGCGGCGCTATGGGAGCGGTGTGCCAAGCTCCTGCGCGGCTCGCAGATCTCATTGTTTTCTCAAGATGCGGAAGGCCATTTCAACTGGGTCTTCAATTCGCCTGCGGGCTTGAGCCCCTCAACGGTCCTTGGACGCACCGACGAGGAGGTGCTGCCGCTTGCCGCGGCCGAGCAGCTTGGAGCCGCCAAGGAAGCGGCGATCCAGGAGGGCGAGATGCAGCAGGTGGAGCTGTGTCTGCCTTACGGTGACGACCCGCGCTGGTACGACGTGATGCTGGTGCCCGAAGAAGACGAGGACGGCTCGCAGACCGCGATCATCGGCGCGGCGATCGACATCACCGAGCGCAAGATCCAGGAAGAGCATCTGCGCATCGTCATGCGCGAGCTGGCGCACCGCTCCAAAAACCTTCTCGCCGTCATTCAAGGTATCGCCCGGCAGACGGCGGAAAATGCCTCCTCGACAGAGCAATTCGTCAGCCGCTTCAACGGCCGCATCTTTTCCCTGTCGCGCGCACACGACGTGTTGACGGAGGCCGACTGGCGCGGGGCGCGCATCTTCGATCTCGTTCGCTCGCAGATCTCGCTTTATGCCGAACCGCGGCTGAGCCAGGTCGACATCACTGGGATCAACGGCTTTCTGCGCCCGAATGCGGCGCAATATCTCGGGCTCGCTTTGCATGAGCTCACCACCAATGCCATCAAATACGGTGCGCTCGGAACCGATGAGGGGCGCGTCGAAGTGGGCTTCGAGCGCGTGCCGGAAGATGCCGGCCGCTACCGTTTCACCTGGTGCGAGCGCAATGGGCCGCCGGTGAAGGAGCCGAAATCGAGAAGCTTCGGCGTCGTCATGCTGTGCAATGTCGTGCCGACGACGGTCGGCGGCGAGGCCGAGCTCGTCTTCGATGGCGACGGGCTATGCTACGAGCTGACGCTCGCAAAATCGCAGCTCATCCCCTGA
- the hutH gene encoding histidine ammonia-lyase: protein MTQLTLTPGAVTLAELERLYRDGLDAELDRACRPAVEASQAQVEAAAAGEAAVYGINTGFGKLASTRIAPADTAQLQRNLILSHCCGVGEALPAPIVRLMMALKLLSLGRGASGVRWEIIACLEAMMAKNVVPVVPRQGSVGASGDLAPLAHMTAVMIGEGEAIYDGTRMEGGAAMRAAGLQPVVLGPKEGLALINGTQCSTAMALAGLFGAWRAGLTSLVTGALSTDAAMGSAAPFREEMHTLRGQPGQIAAAATLRALMADSEIRESHREGDERVQDPYCLRCQPQVAGACLDLLRQAGNTLRIEANAATDNPLVLTESGDIVSGGNFHAEPVAFAADQIALAIAELGSIAQRRIAMLVNPTLSFGLPAFLTPKPGLNSGFMIAEVTAAALMSENKQRANPCSTDSTPTSADQEDHVSMAAHGARRLGPMNHNLSRIIGIEWLVAAQGVELRAPLQTSRALQKALARLRDAVPALEDDRYLAPDLGAAAGLVEAGAALEACRDVAFPDLEG from the coding sequence ATGACACAGCTCACTTTGACGCCCGGCGCCGTCACGCTCGCCGAACTTGAACGCCTTTACCGCGACGGTCTCGATGCGGAGCTCGACCGCGCCTGCCGTCCGGCCGTCGAAGCCTCGCAGGCCCAAGTCGAAGCGGCTGCTGCCGGCGAGGCCGCCGTCTATGGCATCAATACGGGCTTCGGGAAGCTCGCCTCGACGCGTATTGCCCCCGCCGACACGGCGCAGCTGCAGCGCAATCTCATCCTGTCGCATTGTTGCGGCGTGGGCGAGGCGCTGCCCGCGCCGATCGTGCGGCTGATGATGGCGCTGAAGCTTCTGTCGCTCGGACGCGGCGCGTCCGGCGTGCGCTGGGAGATCATCGCCTGCCTGGAAGCGATGATGGCGAAGAACGTCGTTCCCGTCGTGCCGCGGCAGGGCTCGGTCGGCGCCTCCGGCGATCTTGCGCCGCTCGCCCATATGACGGCCGTGATGATCGGCGAGGGCGAAGCCATTTATGACGGAACGCGCATGGAAGGCGGCGCGGCCATGCGGGCGGCCGGGCTTCAGCCCGTCGTGCTCGGCCCGAAGGAAGGCCTCGCGCTCATCAACGGCACGCAATGTTCGACCGCGATGGCGCTTGCGGGTCTCTTTGGCGCCTGGCGGGCGGGCCTCACCTCGCTCGTGACGGGCGCGCTTTCCACCGATGCGGCGATGGGCTCTGCCGCGCCCTTCCGCGAAGAAATGCACACGCTGCGCGGCCAGCCGGGGCAGATCGCGGCGGCGGCGACGCTGCGGGCGCTGATGGCCGATTCGGAAATCCGGGAATCGCACCGCGAGGGTGATGAACGCGTGCAGGATCCTTATTGCCTCAGATGTCAGCCGCAGGTTGCCGGCGCTTGTCTCGACCTCCTGCGCCAGGCCGGAAACACGCTCAGGATCGAGGCGAATGCGGCCACCGACAATCCGCTCGTTTTGACCGAGAGCGGCGACATCGTGTCGGGCGGCAATTTCCACGCCGAACCGGTGGCGTTCGCCGCCGATCAGATCGCGCTTGCCATCGCCGAGCTTGGTTCGATCGCACAGCGGCGCATCGCCATGCTGGTCAATCCGACGCTCTCCTTCGGACTGCCGGCGTTCCTGACGCCGAAGCCGGGTTTGAACTCGGGCTTCATGATCGCCGAGGTCACGGCGGCGGCGCTGATGAGCGAGAACAAGCAGCGTGCCAATCCCTGCTCCACCGATTCCACGCCGACGAGTGCCGACCAGGAAGACCATGTCTCCATGGCCGCCCACGGGGCGCGGCGGCTCGGCCCCATGAACCATAACCTTTCGCGTATCATCGGCATCGAATGGCTGGTGGCGGCGCAGGGCGTGGAGCTGCGTGCGCCGCTTCAAACCTCGCGCGCTTTGCAAAAGGCGTTGGCGCGGCTGCGTGATGCGGTGCCGGCGCTCGAGGATGATCGCTATCTTGCGCCCGATCTCGGTGCGGCGGCGGGCCTCGTGGAAGCGGGTGCGGCGCTTGAGGCATGCCGGGACGTGGCATTTCCCGATCTGGAGGGTTGA
- the hutU gene encoding urocanate hydratase, translated as MNRLDNARKISSPRGTELTAKSWLTEAPMRMLMNNLDQEVAEKPESLVVYGGIGRAARDWESFDRIVSTLKELEADETLLIQSGKPVGVFRTHEDAPRVLIANSNLVPAFANWEHFNKLDRAGLMMYGQMTAGSWIYIGTQGIVQGTYETFAEMGRQHYGGDLSGRWILTGGLGGMGGAQPLAATMAGASMLAVECQQSRIEFRKRTGYVDEMTQDLDEALAMIDRASKEKKAISVGLLGNAAEVYPELLRRGVRPDAVTDQTSAHDPLNGYLPAGWTLGEWEERRESDPEGVEQAAKESMRAQVEAMLGWWDQGVPVVDYGNNIRQRAKEVGLERAFDFPGFVPAYIRPLFCRGVGPFRWAALSGNPEDIFKTDAKVKELLPDDTHLHNWLDMAKERIHFQGLPSRICWVGLGDRDRLGLAFNEMVAKGELEAPVVIGRDHLDSGSVASPNRETESMRDGSDAVSDWPLLNALLNCASGATWVSIHHGGGVGMGWSQHSGQVIVCDGSEAAARRIARVLWNDPATGVMRHADAGYEEALACAREKGLKLPGILGS; from the coding sequence ATGAACCGTCTCGACAATGCCCGCAAGATTTCGAGCCCGCGGGGAACCGAGCTCACGGCCAAATCCTGGCTGACCGAAGCGCCGATGCGCATGCTGATGAACAATCTCGACCAGGAGGTTGCCGAAAAGCCGGAAAGCCTCGTCGTCTATGGCGGCATCGGGCGTGCGGCGCGCGACTGGGAGTCGTTTGACCGCATCGTGTCGACGCTGAAGGAGCTCGAAGCCGACGAGACGCTGCTCATCCAATCGGGCAAGCCGGTAGGCGTCTTCCGCACGCATGAAGATGCGCCGCGGGTGTTGATCGCCAATTCCAATCTCGTGCCGGCCTTTGCCAATTGGGAGCACTTCAACAAGCTCGATCGGGCCGGGCTGATGATGTACGGCCAGATGACGGCCGGTTCGTGGATCTATATCGGCACGCAGGGCATCGTTCAGGGCACCTACGAGACCTTTGCCGAGATGGGCCGCCAGCATTACGGCGGCGACCTCTCCGGCCGCTGGATTCTGACCGGCGGGCTCGGCGGCATGGGCGGCGCGCAGCCGCTCGCCGCCACCATGGCAGGCGCCTCCATGCTGGCCGTCGAATGCCAGCAAAGCCGCATCGAGTTCCGCAAGCGCACCGGCTATGTCGACGAGATGACGCAGGATCTCGACGAGGCGCTCGCCATGATCGACCGTGCCTCCAAAGAGAAGAAGGCGATCTCCGTCGGGCTGCTCGGCAATGCCGCGGAAGTTTATCCCGAGCTCCTGCGCCGTGGCGTTCGCCCGGATGCCGTGACCGATCAGACCTCGGCGCATGATCCCCTGAACGGTTATCTGCCGGCGGGCTGGACGCTCGGCGAATGGGAAGAGCGACGCGAGAGCGATCCCGAGGGCGTCGAACAGGCGGCGAAGGAATCCATGCGGGCACAGGTGGAAGCCATGCTCGGCTGGTGGGATCAGGGCGTGCCGGTCGTCGATTACGGCAACAACATCCGCCAGCGCGCCAAGGAAGTTGGGCTTGAGCGCGCCTTCGACTTCCCGGGCTTCGTGCCGGCCTATATCCGCCCGCTCTTCTGCCGCGGCGTCGGGCCGTTCCGCTGGGCCGCACTTTCCGGCAATCCGGAGGACATCTTCAAGACCGACGCGAAGGTGAAGGAGCTCCTGCCGGACGACACGCATCTGCACAACTGGCTCGACATGGCGAAGGAGCGCATCCACTTCCAGGGCCTTCCGTCTCGCATCTGCTGGGTCGGCCTCGGCGACCGCGACCGGCTCGGCCTTGCCTTCAACGAAATGGTGGCGAAGGGCGAGCTCGAAGCGCCGGTCGTCATCGGCCGCGATCATCTGGATTCCGGCTCGGTCGCCTCGCCGAACCGCGAGACGGAATCGATGCGGGACGGCTCGGACGCCGTCTCCGACTGGCCGCTCCTCAATGCGCTTCTCAACTGTGCTTCTGGGGCGACCTGGGTGTCGATCCACCATGGCGGCGGGGTCGGCATGGGCTGGTCGCAGCATTCCGGCCAGGTGATCGTCTGCGACGGCAGCGAGGCTGCGGCGCGGCGGATTGCGCGGGTTCTGTGGAACGATCCGGCGACCGGCGTCATGCGCCATGCCGATGCGGGCTATGAGGAAGCGCTCGCATGCGCCCGCGAGAAGGGCCTGAAGCTGCCGGGGATTTTGGGAAGCTAG
- a CDS encoding response regulator: MSLVANTAPHLPYLRRFARALTGGQKSGDAYVVSVLEALVEDPDSFNSDNDPRVELFKAFCRYWNSVDINLKEDTVDPSGDPSVRRLEAITPLPRQAFLLMSVEDFSAGETAEILGKSEEEVSRLVDQAGREIAEQVATDVLIIEDEPLIAMDIETLVKTLGHSVTGVARTHSEAIKAVEDHRPGLVLADIQLADGSSGLDAVNEMLQSFSVPVVFITAYPERLLTGERPEPAFLITKPFQPDTVKAVISQALFFERRAG; this comes from the coding sequence ATGTCGCTAGTCGCCAACACCGCGCCCCACCTACCTTATCTGCGTCGCTTCGCCCGCGCGTTGACGGGCGGCCAGAAGAGCGGAGACGCTTATGTGGTTTCCGTGCTGGAGGCGCTCGTCGAGGATCCCGATTCCTTCAATTCCGATAACGACCCGCGGGTTGAGCTCTTCAAGGCCTTCTGCCGCTACTGGAATTCGGTCGATATCAATCTGAAGGAAGACACGGTCGATCCGAGTGGCGACCCGTCCGTGCGGCGGCTGGAGGCGATCACGCCGCTGCCGCGCCAGGCGTTTCTGTTGATGTCTGTGGAAGATTTCTCCGCCGGAGAGACGGCCGAAATCCTCGGCAAGTCGGAAGAGGAAGTCTCCCGCCTCGTCGACCAGGCCGGCCGCGAAATCGCCGAACAGGTGGCGACCGACGTCCTCATCATCGAGGACGAGCCGCTGATCGCCATGGATATCGAGACACTTGTGAAGACGCTCGGCCACAGCGTGACCGGTGTCGCCCGCACGCATTCGGAGGCCATCAAGGCGGTGGAAGATCATCGCCCGGGGCTGGTCCTTGCCGATATTCAGCTCGCCGACGGCAGCTCCGGTCTCGATGCCGTCAACGAAATGCTGCAGTCGTTTTCCGTGCCTGTCGTTTTCATCACCGCCTATCCGGAGCGGCTTTTGACCGGCGAGCGGCCGGAGCCGGCCTTCCTCATCACCAAGCCGTTCCAGCCGGACACGGTGAAAGCGGTGATCAGCCAGGCTTTGTTCTTCGAGCGCCGCGCCGGCTAA